CCGCTAGAGAAGGGCTATGGTGTTACCATTGGAAATGCGCTGAGAAGAATCCTTCTTTCTTCATTGGAAGGATATGCTATCTCCAGCATTCGTGTTCCTAGCGTACTCCATGAGTTCTCTACCATTGAAGGTGTGGTTGAAGATGTCTCTGAAATCATCCTGAACTTGAAAATGGTTCGGTTTAAAAAGGTTGGTGACTTAGTTGATGACAAGATTACTGTCAGCATCAGCAAGCAAGACACCTTCACTGCCGGTGACATCAACAAATTCTCTGGTTCGTTCCAGGTGTTAAATCCTGACTTGGTTATCTGTCACCTAGATCCAGAAGCTTCTTTTGAGATTGAATTGACTATTCAAAAAGGCAGAGGCTATGTTCCTGCCGAGGAGAATAAGCCAGCTGACCAGGTGTTTGGCCAAATTGCCATAGATGCCATCTTCACACCTATCAAGAATGTGAAGTATAGCGTTGAAAATACGCGTGTAGAGCAGAAGACGGATTATGAGCGTCTTTTATTGGAGATTTCTACTGATGGTTCCATCCATCCAGAAGATGCCTTGAAAGGTGCTGCCAACATCTTGATTCAACACTTCATGCTGTTCTCAGACAACACCATGACTTTTGAGACTGTGAAGCCTGAAGAGGAAGAAGCAGTTGACGAAGAAATGCTGCATATGAGAAAAGTCTTGAAGACGCCTCTCCATGACATGGATCTTTCTGTACGTGCCTACAACTGCTTGAAAGCAGCTGACATTAGAACGTTGGGAGATTTAGTACAATTAGACCTGGCAGATATGATGAAGTTCAGAAACTTTGGTAAGAAATCTCTTACTGAGTTGGAGAACCTAGTATCTGAAAAAGGTCTTAACTTTGGGATGGATATCTCAAAGTATAAACTAGAAGAAGATTAGTAATCCTACGGCATAATTCCCGATCCCGTACAGGTTGATCGACGGTATGCACGTGCACAATTAAAAAAATGAGACACGGTAAAAAGAACAATCACTTAGGTAGGACTGCTGCCCACCGCTCAGCTATGTTGTCTAACATGGCGGCGTCACTTATCCTTCACAAGCGCGTTATCACAACGGTAGCCAAAGCGAAAGCGGTAAGAAAATATACAGAGCCTTTGTTAACTAAAGGTAAAAACGACACTACTCACTCTCGTCGTACTGTATTCTCTTACTTGCAGAGCAAAGAGGCGGTGAAAGAGTTATTTGACAACATCGCGGGTAAAATCGCTAATCGTCCGGGTGGTTATACCCGTATCCTTAAAACTGGCAATCGTCTTGGTGACAACGCAGACATGTGTATCATTGAGCTGGTAGACTACAACGAGGATATGGTATCATCAACAGCAACTGCCGCTGCTGGCAAAGCCAAAACAAGACGTCGTTCTTCTGGTAAGAAGAAAGAAGGTGCTGAGGCTACTACTGCAGAGACCACTGCTCCAGCCGCTTCTGAAGAAGCAAAAGGAACTGATTCTGCTGAAACACCAGCCGCTGAGTAACGATAATGAATTGATTTATAAAAAGGGATACGGGTTTACTCGTATCCCTTTTTTATTTTTGTCCCATACTTAGAAAGAATGAAGCTTCAGACAACAACAGATGCAGTATTAGTGCTGGAAGACGGCACCATCTTCCAGGGCAAAAGCCTTGGCAAAATTGGTACTACCGGTGGAGAAATTTGCTTTAACACAGGTATGACGGGCTACCAGGAGATTTTCACAGATCCTTCTTACTATGGGCAGATTGTGGTTACCACGGTGTCTCACGTGGGTAATTATGGGGTGCAGCCAGAAGAGGTAGAATCCAACGCCATCCAGATCAAAGGACTTATCTGTAAGGATTTTTCTTCTACCTTCTCCCGTAAAACCGCTGAAGGCTCTTTGCAGGAATATTTTGAGAAAGCAGGGATTGTGGGCATTTGTGAGATTGACACCCGGGCCTTGGTGCGGTATATCCGAGACAAAGGTGTGATGAATGCCATCATTTCTTCTGAGGAGATGGATGTTGAGAAACTGAAGGAGCAATTGAAGCAAGTACCGTCTATGGATGGCTTGGAGCTTTCTTCTCATGTTTCTACTAAAGAGCAGTATCAGGTGCAGCCCACTACTACCAGATTTAAGGTGGCAGTTTTGGATTTGGGCGTGAAGCAGAATATCTTGAACAATCTGGTAGAAAGAGGCTGTGAGTGCCGGGTGTTCCCCTATGGTACCTCCTTTGACGACATGGAAGCTTGGGGACCAGACGGCTACTTTATCTCCAACGGTCCTGGAGATCCAGCCGTGACCACTGAGGCCATGAAGAGCGTGGAGCGTATTCTGGAAGTAGAGCGTCCTATGTTCGGGATTTGCATGGGCCACCAGATTTTGGCGCAGGCCAACGGTATTCCCACTTACAAGATGCACAACGGACACAGAGGCTTAAACCACCCTGTAAAGAACTTGATTACGGGTAAAAGCGAAATCACCTCCCAGAACCATGGTTTCGCCGTAGACGCTGAGGCGGTGAAACTGAACCCTAATGTTGAGATTACGCACATCAACTTAAACGATAACACCGTGGAGGGCATCCGGGTGAGAAACAAGCCTGCCTTCTCTGTTCAGTACCACCCAGAGTCTTCTCCGGGACCGCATGACTCAGCCTACCTGTTTGACCTGTTCCTGGAGATGCTGGAAAACGACAAAAAGAATAAGTAACAAAATAAAACGATTGAATATGAGCTTAATTGAAGACATCAAAGCCCGTCAGATTTTTGACTCCCGCGGTAACCCCACCGTTGAAGTAGATGTGATCACCCAAAACGGTATTGTAGGCCGCGCCGCCGTGCCGTCTGGAGCCTCTACCGGCAAGCACGAAGCCGTTGAACTGCGTGACGGTGACAACAGCCAATACATGGGCAAAGGTGTTTTGCAAGCCGTGAATAATGTAAATGCCATCATCGCAGATGAGTTGGTAGGCTTCAATGTGTTTGAGCAAAGCCTGCTTGACAAAATCATGATTGAGATTGACGGCACGCCTAACAAAGCAAAACTAGGTGCTAACGCCATCTTAGGTGTTTCTTTGGCCATTGCCAAAGCCGCTGCCAAAGAAGCAGGCCAGCCGTTGTTCCGTTACGTGGGTGGCGTGAACGCCAGCACCTTGCCGGTTCCTATGATGAACATCTTGAACGGTGGTAGCCACGCTGACAACTCTATTGACTTCCAGGAGTTCATGGTGATGCCAGTAGGCGCACCAACGTTCTCTGAGGCGTTGAGAATGGGCTCTGAGGTGTTCCATCACCTAAAGAACGTGCTCAAGAAGAAAGGCATGTCTACCAACGTAGGTGATGAAGGCGGTTTTGCGCCTAACATTGGGTCTAACCAGGAAGCCATTGAGGTAGTGTTGATGGCCATTGAAGCCGCTGGCTACCGCCCGGGCGAAGACTTCATGATTGCCATGGATGCCGCCGCTTCTGAATTCTATGATGCCTCTACGGGCCACTACCACTTCAAAAAATCTACCGGCGACAAGATGACCTCTTCTGAGATGGTCAACTTCTGGACCGAGTGGTCTAACAAATACCCAATCATCTCTATTGAAGACGGTATGGACGAAGACGATTGGACCGGCTGGAAGTCTTTGACGGATTCTATCGGGTCTAAGGTGCAGTTGGTAGGCGATGACTTGTTTGTGACCAACGTAGAGCGTCTGCAACAAGGCATTGACCAGAAGACGGCCAACGCCA
The nucleotide sequence above comes from Nibribacter ruber. Encoded proteins:
- a CDS encoding DNA-directed RNA polymerase subunit alpha; the protein is MSILAFQMPEKVVMEKSDDFHGQFEFKPLEKGYGVTIGNALRRILLSSLEGYAISSIRVPSVLHEFSTIEGVVEDVSEIILNLKMVRFKKVGDLVDDKITVSISKQDTFTAGDINKFSGSFQVLNPDLVICHLDPEASFEIELTIQKGRGYVPAEENKPADQVFGQIAIDAIFTPIKNVKYSVENTRVEQKTDYERLLLEISTDGSIHPEDALKGAANILIQHFMLFSDNTMTFETVKPEEEEAVDEEMLHMRKVLKTPLHDMDLSVRAYNCLKAADIRTLGDLVQLDLADMMKFRNFGKKSLTELENLVSEKGLNFGMDISKYKLEED
- the rplQ gene encoding 50S ribosomal protein L17, which gives rise to MRHGKKNNHLGRTAAHRSAMLSNMAASLILHKRVITTVAKAKAVRKYTEPLLTKGKNDTTHSRRTVFSYLQSKEAVKELFDNIAGKIANRPGGYTRILKTGNRLGDNADMCIIELVDYNEDMVSSTATAAAGKAKTRRRSSGKKKEGAEATTAETTAPAASEEAKGTDSAETPAAE
- the carA gene encoding glutamine-hydrolyzing carbamoyl-phosphate synthase small subunit, with product MKLQTTTDAVLVLEDGTIFQGKSLGKIGTTGGEICFNTGMTGYQEIFTDPSYYGQIVVTTVSHVGNYGVQPEEVESNAIQIKGLICKDFSSTFSRKTAEGSLQEYFEKAGIVGICEIDTRALVRYIRDKGVMNAIISSEEMDVEKLKEQLKQVPSMDGLELSSHVSTKEQYQVQPTTTRFKVAVLDLGVKQNILNNLVERGCECRVFPYGTSFDDMEAWGPDGYFISNGPGDPAVTTEAMKSVERILEVERPMFGICMGHQILAQANGIPTYKMHNGHRGLNHPVKNLITGKSEITSQNHGFAVDAEAVKLNPNVEITHINLNDNTVEGIRVRNKPAFSVQYHPESSPGPHDSAYLFDLFLEMLENDKKNK
- the eno gene encoding phosphopyruvate hydratase, producing MSLIEDIKARQIFDSRGNPTVEVDVITQNGIVGRAAVPSGASTGKHEAVELRDGDNSQYMGKGVLQAVNNVNAIIADELVGFNVFEQSLLDKIMIEIDGTPNKAKLGANAILGVSLAIAKAAAKEAGQPLFRYVGGVNASTLPVPMMNILNGGSHADNSIDFQEFMVMPVGAPTFSEALRMGSEVFHHLKNVLKKKGMSTNVGDEGGFAPNIGSNQEAIEVVLMAIEAAGYRPGEDFMIAMDAAASEFYDASTGHYHFKKSTGDKMTSSEMVNFWTEWSNKYPIISIEDGMDEDDWTGWKSLTDSIGSKVQLVGDDLFVTNVERLQQGIDQKTANAILIKVNQIGTLTETINAINLGRINGYKSIMSHRSGETEDNTIADLAVALNTGQIKTGSASRSDRMAKYNQLLRIEEELGETAYFPGRKF